A single window of Lacerta agilis isolate rLacAgi1 chromosome 12, rLacAgi1.pri, whole genome shotgun sequence DNA harbors:
- the GOLGA4 gene encoding golgin subfamily A member 4 isoform X4 — MKDLKERAFEELEKALSAAQRTEEARKKLQAEMDERIKAVEKASEEERVSLQQELTRVKQEVVNIMKKSSEERITELEKLHKRELASKEQILNDRLRAQDQAFQEQMKTALEKCQSEHLQTTQEKEQQESLALEELELQKKAIQLECDKKLEDMQQEIETFKTRILELESSLPKCSQNDNRLEELTAQIESENNRHNKEITAMVEKHREELEDVKRQEQQVWTEKLDTLTLQKQSEMEKLKMQLEEVTKVLKEKETQFHGHIEEMNEKTLEKLDVKQTELEALSSELSDTLKIRQDLEQCLSKLKDDADKAKLEFEAKLEQEKNHHKEQVKTIFKDKEVMEETFKNEISQLKLLLEEKEKCQVELEEHLKTLKESLGKAEIECKEKSTELDCLLQSNESMAREQASIYEQKLIDLQQKLVNVDAEKSRLDEQIVKTEAELNELKTELKFRISEVHDLKCELEEQKKENMQKVSSLTEQHESQLRDLREEVNQAKSHFTDKENELEQTKGLLNQQIEKLGQQLSAKEAEISALKSEYEIKFKQQETQMGKVKERAKEMQERFKKKLSEQEAKFKKEMENKQLEFSQKEKQFNSKMLEMAHASSTGIDDAVSELEKNQKEQLESLLEAHKQELAEVVQIWEKKLSQLAEELGEKHEMELQEKDQEVGDLKQKLATFSIEREDRNADIAQLKNEQTERDKLMNELQEQLQQTLAQVTVLMQRETDLKKQLEKLEDDLSLSLKEKIEVQEQLSEVKAVGEKEKNKIGELAEKLKTYDEQLKALKLSHSKECEDYEKKLEDKHLELQQKKVEFEKFARDIATQLKDYQQKAESFLEIKITELLEKCNEKISKAISRVVHCQNCTTKIKETILIKTCKIPDLEAQLKQIRESRDTLTSCFKESKQHLQEKENLIMSMKVDIDRLISEKEQLQKEGGHQQEAATEKETFITQLKKELSEHINAVTSLKEELNEKKAEIIDLNKLVSELNLKLEIDKSEKEAATTLLNKQHKENRLQLLNEVQELSSRIETLSQEKATALEQVDHWMNKLSEWKKKAQSRFTQNHNTIKELQNKVELSNNQAIEKEEELNKMKEVCDKQTKHIEHLKGLLEQKQIRREKQESDLVAELKIHTARIAELEEHITRKTAENDSLMDELKRHNEHNSEQKELAQELQQTQVAVMEKDKRLKEMEQEVLLFEKKMQTMEVDLGEKSKEFEETKVALMKSKEEELKSLEERLTSETTAKIGDLEKKAEQKIASIRKQLTSQMEEREQQYRQDMEQQLKQKLQDKEDKIMYLEDKIRSINSELEKEMIQKVETIKVSTEQDKVCALGNMQQMYELKIDGLQKDLLEKERQLKVYDEEQKASSVSKLGAQYQEEELCKKEQEDHMLMEKLQQALEDQIKKHAAIQEELKTKEQNMEGMIKDLQEKLQEKEGERQSLQQKIHSLDEALTKERELNRIEMGDTISKHDENLQGLQQQLEERNGLIKDLKESTEEKSRSVFELQKLLDDLHIEQKDMQVKVEETEREKQKLAKDVSRLQKDLRILRKEHQQELEIMKKESVEEMEQKIKYEQEDIELKHNSTLKQLMREFNTQMAKKDQEIETAVKETISKAQEVESELIESHHAEITQLHKKLLEKDDDLQRTVKKYEEILESREEEMTEKVNELQNQLEKLQEEYKQRLADEESWNSGEVTIAELQAQLAQKTTLVSDSKLKEQEFIEQIHTLQDRLKNYEKNMYVTTVASPYRDGNLCHSDVSLFGEPTEFEYLRKVLFEYMMGRETKTMAKVITTVLKFPADQAQKILEREDARALFTSPRSGIF, encoded by the exons ATGAAAGACTTAAAAGAAAGAG CATTTGAAGAGCTTGAGAAGGCTCTCAGTGCAGCCCAAAGGACTGAAGAAGCACGCAAGAAACTGCAAGCAGAAATGGATGAAAGGATCAAGGCTGTAGAAAAGGCAAGCGAGGAAGAGCGTGTGAGCCTTCAACAGGAATTAACAAGGGTGAAGCAGGAGGTGGTTAATATTATGAAG AAATCTTCAGAAGAACGAATTACCGAACTAGAAAAGTTACATAAAAGGGAATTGGCTAGCAAAGAACAGATATTAAATGATAGATTACGGGCTCAAGACCAGGCGTTTCAGGAACAAATGAAAACAGCTCTT GAAAAGTGCCAGAGTGAACACCTACAGACTACACAAGAAAAAGAGCAACAGGAATCGTTAGCCCTAGAAGAACTGGAATTGCAGAAAAAAGCAATTCAGTTGGAATGTGACAAAAAACTAGAGGACATGCAGCAAGAAATAGAAACCTTCAAAACT AGAATTCTAGAATTGGAAAGTTCCCTTCCAAAGTGTTCGCAGAATGACAACAGGTTGGAGGAACTGACTGCTCAAATAGAATCAGAAAACAACAGGCACAATAAAGAAATCACTGCCATGGTTGAAAAACATAGAGAAGAGCTTGAGGATGTGAAACGGCAAGAACAACAAGTTTGGACAGAAAAACTTGATACATTAACACTGCAGAAACAGTCGGAAATGGAGAAATTGAAAATGCAGCTTGAAGAAGTGACTAAAGTATTGAAGGAGAAAGAGACTCAATTTCATGGCCATATAGAAGAGATGAATGAAAAAACTTTAGAAAAGCTTGATGTGAAACAAACTGAACTAGAAGCACTCTCTTCTGAGTTATCAGACACACTAAAAATTCGTCAAGATCTTGAACAGTGTTTGTCGAAATTAAAAGATGATGCAGATAAAGCAAAGCTAGAGTTTGAGGCAAAGCTGGAGCAAGAGAAGAACCATCATAAGGAACAAGTTAAAACTATCTTTAAAgataaggaagtcatggaggaaaCATTCAAAAATGAAATTAGTCAACTGAAGCTACtcttggaagaaaaagagaaatgccaAGTGGAATTGGAAGAGCATTTGAAAACACTGAAGGAATCGCTTGGAAAGGCTGAAATTGAATGCAAAGAAAAATCTACTGAATTAGATTGCCTTTTACAGTCCAATGAGAGCATGGCCAGAGAACAAGCAAGCATTTACGAACAAAAGTTAATAGATTTGCAGCAAAAGCTGGTAAATGTAGACGCTGAAAAATCACGTCTTGATGAACAGATTGTAAAAACTGAAGCTGAACTGAATGAACTCAAAACTGAATTAAAGTTTCGGATATCCGAGGTACATGATCTGAAATGTGAACTTgaggagcaaaagaaagaaaatatgcaaAAAGTGTCATCCCTGACAGAACAGCATGAATCACAGTTAAGAGATCTTAGAGAAGAGGTAAATCAGGCAAAGAGTCATTTTACTGATAAGGAAAATGAGCTTGAACAAACAAAGGGGCTCTTGAATCAACAAATTGAGAAACTTGGACAGCAGCTATCAGCCAAAGAGGCAGAAATTAGTGCTTTAAAGAGTGAATATGAAATCAAATTTAAGCAACAAGAGACACAAATGGGGAAAGTTAAAGAAAGAGCAAAGGAAATGCAGGAGAGATTCAAGAAGAAACTTTCAGAGCAGGAAGCAAAATTCAAAAAGGAGATGGAAAATAAACAGTTGGAATTTAGTCAGAAAGAGAAGCAATTCAATTCAAAAATGCTGGAAATGGCCCATGCCAGTTCAACTGGAATTGATGATGCTGTGTCAGAACTGGAGAAGAATCAGAAGGAACAACTAGAAAGCCTGCTTGAAGCTCACAAACAAGAACTAGCAGAAGTTGTCCAAATCTGGGAGAAGAAGCTGAGTCAGCTGGCTGAAGAACTTGGAGAAAAGCATGAAATGGAGTTGCAGGAAAAAGATCAAGAAGTAGGAGACCTGAAACAGAAACTGGCCACCTTCAGTATTGAAAGGGAGGACAGAAATGCAGATATTGCTCAGTTAAAGAATGAACAGACAGAGAGGGACAAATTGATGAATGAGTTGCAAGAACAGCTACAGCAAACATTAGCTCAAGTGACTGTTTTGATGCAAAGAGAAACTGATTTGAAAAAGCAACTTGAGAAATTAGAAGATGACCTTAGTTTGTCTCTGAAGGAGAAGATAGAAGTTCAGGAACAGCTTAGTGAAGTAAAAGCAGtaggagaaaaagagaagaacaAAATTGGTGAGCTGGCAGAGAAGTTGAAAACATATGATGAACAACTCAAGGCTCTGAAATTGTCACATTCTAAAGAGTGTGAGGATTATGAGAAAAAGCTGGAGGACAAACATTTGGAGCTTCAACAAAAAAAAGTGGAATTTGAGAAGTTTGCAAGGGATATAGCTACACAACTAAAGGATTACCAGCAGAAAGCAGAATCTTTTCTAGAAATAAAAATCACTGAACTGCTTGAGAAATGCAATGAAAAAATTTCTAAAGCAATTTCTAGAGTTGTACACTGTCAAAATTGCacaacaaaaattaaagaaacaatATTAATTAAAACCTGTAAAATTCCTGACCTAGAAGCTCAACTTAAACAAATAAGAGAGAGTCGTGATACTTTAACCAGCTGTTTCAAAGAATCAAAACAACActtgcaagaaaaggaaaacttgATAATGTCTATGAAAGTGGATATTGACAGACTCATATCAGAAAAAGAGCAATTGCAAAAAGAAGGAGGACACCAGCAGGAAGCAGCAACAGAGAAAGAAACTTTCATCACACAATTGAAGAAAGAATTGTCTGAGCATATTAATGCTGTCACTTCTCTGAAGGAGGAGCTAAATGAAAAGAAGGCAGAGATCATTGATCTTAACAAGCTTGTCAGTGAGTTAAATCTCAAGCTTGAAATTGACAAATCAGAAAAGGAAGCTGCCACAACTTTGTTAAACAAGCAACACAAAGAAAATCGACTTCAGCTGTTGAATGAGGTGCAAGAATTGTCTTCCAGAATTGAAACACTGAGTCAAGAAAAAGCAACTGCTCTTGAACAGGTAGACCACTGGATGAACAAGTTGTCAGAGTGGAAGAAGAAAGCCCAGTCAAGATTTACACAGAATCATAACACAATTAAAGAATTACAAAACAAAGTTGAACTAAGTAATAACCAAGCTATTGAAAAAGAAGAGGAATTGAATAAAATGAAGGAAGTGTGTGATAAGCAAACCAAGCACATAGAACATTTGAAAGGCTTACTGGAACAAAAGCAGATTAGAAGAGAAAAACAAGAGTCTGATTTGGTTGCCGAGTTAAAAATCCATACAGCAAGAATTGCTGAGCTAGAAGAACACATCACTCGGAAAACAGCAGAAAATGATTCCTTAATGGACGAACTCAAAAGGCACAATGAGCACAACAGTGAGCAAAAAGAGCTGGCACAAGAGCTTCAACAAACTCAGGTGGCAGTTATGGAAAAGGATAAAAGGCTTAAGGAGATGGAACAAGAAGTActactttttgaaaagaaaatgcagaccATGGAAGTTGACCTTGGGGAAAAATCAAAAGAATTTGAAGAAACAAAAGTGgctttaatgaaaagcaaagaggaagaatTAAAGTCTTTGGAAGAGAGGCTTACTTCAGAAACCACTGCTAAAATAGGAGACCTGGAAAAGAAGGCTGAACAAAAAATTGCTTCTATTAGGAAGCAACTAACATCTCAAATGGAAGAAAGGGAACAGCAATATAGACAAGACATGGAACAGCAGTTAAAGCAAAAATTGCAAGACAAAGAAGACAAGATTATGTATTTAGAAGACAAAATTAGATCAATCAATTCTGAGTTAGAAAAGGAGATGATACAGAAGGTAGAAACCATAAAAGTTTCCACAGAACAAGACAAAGTATGTGCATTAGGGAACATGCAACAGATGTATGAATTAAAAATagatggtttacaaaaagatttaTTGGAAAAGGAGAGACAGCTAAAAGTGTATGACGAGGAACAAAAAGCAAGTAGTGTTTCAAAGCTAGGGGCTCAGTATCAAGAAGAAGAACTCTGTAAAAAGGAGCAAGAAGACCACATGCTCATGGAAAAGCTTCAACAAGCACTTGAGGATCAAATTAAGAAACATGCAGCTATCCAAGAAGAATTGAAAACCAAAGAACAAAATATGGAGGGTATGATTAAAGACTTGCAGGAAAAGCTgcaagaaaaggagggagagaggcagtctttgcaacaaaagatacacaGTTTGGATGAGGCtttaacaaaagagagagaactgaacaGAATTGAGATGGGAGATACTATTTCAAAACATGATGAAAATTTGCAGGgactccaacagcagctggaggaaaGAAATGGCCTTATAAAAGACTTGAAAGAAAGCACAGAAGAAAAGAGTAGATCAGTCTTTGAGCTTCAGAAACTGCTTGATGATCTGCACATCGAGCAAAAGGATATGCAAGTTAAAGTGGAGGAGACTGAGCGGGAGAAACAGAAACTTGCCAAAGATGTGAGTAGGCTACAGAAGGATTTACGCATCCTGCGGAAGGAACATCAGCAGGAGCTGGAGATAATGAAAAAAGAATCGGTAGaagaaatggaacaaaaaataaa ATATGAACAGGAGGACATTGAATTGAAGCACAACTCCACATTAAAGCAGTTGATGAGGGAATTCAATACCCAGATGGCAAAAAAGGACCAAGAAATAGAAACAGCCGTAAAAGAAACAATCA GTAAAGCCCAGGAGGTTGAATCTGAACTGATAGAAAGTCATCACGCAGAGATAACTCAGTTACATAAAAAGTTGCTAGAAAAGGATGATGACCTGCAAAGGACAGTGAAAAAGTATGAAGAAATCCTTGAG tCTCGAGAAGAAGAAATGACAGAAAAAGTAAATGAGCTTCAGAACCAGCTAGAGAAATTGCAGGAGGAGTACAAACAAAGACTGGCGGATGAAGAAAGCTGGAACAGTGGTGAA GTAACAATAGCTGAACTTCAG GCCCAGCTAGCCCAGAAGACAACACTTGTCAGTGATTCAAAGCTGAAAGAACAGGAATTCATAGAACAG ATTCATACACTACAAGACCGGTTGAAAAATTACGAGAAGAATATGTATGTCACAACAGTTGCATCGCCTTACAGAG